The following proteins are encoded in a genomic region of Streptomyces collinus Tu 365:
- a CDS encoding nitroreductase/quinone reductase family protein: protein MSSSAPFYVESSPLTVRMNGMVGWLARHGLSLAGNAELSVRGRKSGKMQRVPVNPHTYQDGQYLVSARGYSQWVRNMRVAHGGELRVGRKVRAFTAVELPDEEKLPVLRTYLEKWGWQVKQYFAGVTADSTDEEILAVAADHPVFRITVTK, encoded by the coding sequence ATGTCGTCGTCCGCGCCGTTCTACGTCGAGAGCAGCCCGCTGACCGTCCGGATGAACGGCATGGTCGGCTGGCTCGCCCGGCACGGGCTCAGCCTCGCGGGGAACGCCGAGCTGTCCGTGCGCGGCCGCAAGAGCGGCAAGATGCAGCGCGTCCCGGTCAACCCGCACACCTACCAGGACGGTCAGTACCTCGTCTCCGCCCGCGGCTACTCGCAGTGGGTGCGCAACATGCGGGTCGCCCACGGCGGGGAGCTGCGCGTGGGCCGCAAGGTACGCGCCTTCACCGCGGTGGAGCTTCCCGACGAGGAGAAGCTCCCGGTCCTGCGGACCTACCTGGAGAAGTGGGGCTGGCAGGTCAAGCAGTACTTCGCGGGCGTCACGGCCGATTCCACGGACGAGGAGATCCTCGCGGTGGCCGCCGACCACCCGGTGTTCCGGATCACCGTCACGAAGTGA
- a CDS encoding response regulator transcription factor, translating into MIRVLLADDQSLVRAGFGALLDAQPDIEVAGEAADGEEAVRLVREQRPDVVLMDIRMPRLDGLAATRRITGDAGLGDVRVVMLTTFELDEYVFEAIRAGASGFLVKDTEPDELLRAVRAVVAGDALLSPGVTRRLIAEFAARSKEPAAADALALLTEREREVMALVGIGLSNEEIARRLVVSPLTAKTHVSRTMVKLGARDRAQLVVLAYESGLVRPGWLG; encoded by the coding sequence GTGATCCGGGTACTGCTCGCCGACGACCAGTCGCTCGTGCGGGCCGGGTTCGGGGCGCTGCTCGACGCGCAGCCGGACATCGAGGTGGCGGGGGAGGCGGCGGACGGCGAGGAGGCCGTGCGCCTGGTGCGCGAACAGCGGCCCGACGTCGTCCTGATGGACATCCGCATGCCGCGCCTCGACGGCCTGGCCGCGACCCGGCGCATCACCGGGGATGCCGGGCTGGGCGACGTGAGGGTGGTCATGCTGACCACCTTCGAACTCGACGAGTACGTCTTCGAGGCGATCCGCGCGGGCGCCTCGGGGTTCCTGGTGAAGGACACCGAGCCCGACGAACTCCTGCGTGCCGTACGGGCGGTGGTCGCGGGCGACGCGCTGCTGTCCCCGGGCGTCACCCGCCGTCTCATCGCCGAGTTCGCGGCCCGTTCCAAGGAACCGGCCGCCGCCGACGCGCTCGCGCTGCTCACCGAGCGCGAGCGCGAGGTGATGGCCCTGGTCGGCATCGGGCTGTCCAACGAGGAGATCGCCCGCCGCCTGGTGGTCAGCCCCCTCACCGCCAAGACCCACGTGAGCCGCACCATGGTCAAGCTGGGCGCCCGGGACCGCGCCCAACTCGTCGTCCTCGCCTACGAGTCCGGGCTGGTGCGGCCGGGCTGGCTGGGCTGA
- a CDS encoding TetR/AcrR family transcriptional regulator, which yields MSTAQGARARARTEVTAAIKDAARRQLAAEGAAKLSLRAVARELGMVSSAVYRYFPSRDDLLTALIIDAYDSLGEAAEAAHAKAGQGADPVRRWTAVCEAVRCWGLGHPHEYALIYGSPVPGYAAPQATVPAAARVGLLLIGIVRDAHQGPGLAALPLPAELRPEGERMAADLAPDLPPEAAVALVAAWAELFGLVGFELFGQFHRVVEDRETFFRHAAVRLAGSVGLARP from the coding sequence ATGAGCACCGCACAGGGCGCCCGCGCGCGAGCCAGGACCGAAGTCACGGCGGCCATCAAGGACGCGGCGCGCCGCCAACTCGCCGCGGAGGGTGCCGCCAAGCTCTCGCTGCGGGCCGTCGCCCGTGAGCTGGGCATGGTCTCCTCGGCGGTCTACCGCTACTTCCCGAGCCGCGACGACCTGCTGACCGCGCTGATCATCGACGCCTACGACTCCCTCGGCGAGGCGGCGGAGGCGGCCCACGCGAAGGCGGGGCAGGGGGCCGACCCCGTGCGGCGCTGGACGGCCGTCTGCGAGGCGGTGCGCTGCTGGGGGCTCGGCCATCCGCACGAGTACGCCCTGATCTACGGCTCCCCGGTGCCCGGGTACGCCGCCCCCCAGGCCACCGTGCCGGCCGCCGCCCGGGTCGGTCTGCTCCTCATCGGCATCGTCCGCGACGCCCACCAGGGGCCGGGACTCGCCGCCCTGCCGCTGCCCGCCGAACTGCGCCCCGAGGGTGAGCGCATGGCGGCCGACCTGGCCCCCGACCTGCCGCCGGAGGCGGCGGTGGCCCTGGTGGCGGCCTGGGCCGAGCTGTTCGGGCTGGTCGGATTCGAGCTGTTCGGGCAGTTCCACCGGGTGGTCGAGGACCGGGAGACCTTCTTCCGGCACGCGGCCGTCCGGCTCGCCGGCAGCGTGGGCCTGGCCAGGCCCTGA
- a CDS encoding sensor histidine kinase yields the protein MEEQRGTTDRWRHGPPWWPRPDDPEPATARTPWRSTALITVFVLAGATFAAHAQPHREPLDVYARVLLLAGAVLLLWRHRHPVAVVFGTATLALVYLAAGYPYGPVLLPVVVACFRAVVAGHRRAAWTALGLLWAGHALVALRLYRVLPPPGDKAATVGQEIVVTTWVLAVVAVCELARVRREQWARERADRAEAARRRADEERLRIARELHDVLAHSISVINVQAGAGLALLDSDPEQARTALTTIKAASKEALGEVRQVLDTLRAPGAAPRAPAPGLDRLPELVEQAAAAGLIVDVRGEPPHLSPGADLAAFRIVQEALTNVVRHSGSRHARVRFADDGALLRLRVDDDGPATGTAAGGSGNGLAGMRERAAALGGTIEAGPRPDGGFRVLAVLPAHPGEDQ from the coding sequence ATGGAAGAGCAGCGCGGCACCACGGACCGGTGGCGGCACGGGCCGCCGTGGTGGCCGCGCCCCGACGACCCGGAGCCGGCCACGGCCCGCACGCCCTGGCGGTCCACCGCGCTGATCACCGTGTTCGTGCTCGCCGGCGCCACCTTCGCCGCGCACGCGCAGCCGCACCGCGAGCCGCTCGACGTGTACGCGCGCGTGCTGCTGCTCGCCGGCGCGGTCCTGCTGCTGTGGCGCCACCGTCACCCGGTGGCCGTCGTCTTCGGCACGGCGACGCTCGCGCTGGTCTACCTGGCCGCCGGCTATCCCTACGGTCCGGTCCTGCTGCCCGTCGTGGTCGCCTGCTTCCGCGCGGTCGTCGCGGGCCACCGGCGGGCCGCCTGGACGGCGCTCGGCCTGCTCTGGGCGGGGCACGCGCTCGTGGCACTCCGGCTCTACCGTGTGCTGCCACCGCCGGGCGACAAGGCCGCGACCGTGGGCCAGGAGATCGTGGTCACCACCTGGGTGCTGGCCGTCGTGGCGGTCTGCGAACTGGCCCGGGTGCGCCGCGAGCAGTGGGCCCGGGAGCGCGCCGACCGGGCCGAGGCCGCCCGGCGCCGCGCGGACGAGGAACGGCTGCGGATCGCCCGCGAGCTGCACGACGTACTCGCGCACAGCATCTCCGTCATCAACGTCCAGGCGGGCGCGGGTCTCGCCCTGCTCGACAGCGACCCCGAGCAGGCGCGCACGGCGCTCACCACCATCAAGGCCGCCAGCAAGGAGGCGCTCGGCGAGGTGCGCCAGGTCCTCGACACCCTGCGCGCCCCCGGTGCCGCGCCGCGCGCCCCCGCCCCCGGCCTCGACCGGCTGCCGGAACTGGTCGAACAGGCAGCTGCCGCCGGCCTCATCGTCGACGTCCGGGGCGAACCCCCGCACCTGTCGCCCGGTGCCGACCTGGCGGCCTTCCGTATCGTGCAGGAGGCCCTGACCAACGTCGTCCGGCACTCGGGATCACGGCACGCGCGCGTGCGGTTCGCAGACGACGGCGCCCTGCTGCGGCTACGGGTCGACGACGACGGACCCGCGACCGGCACCGCCGCGGGCGGCAGCGGCAACGGGCTGGCCGGCATGCGGGAGCGGGCGGCCGCGCTGGGTGGCACCATCGAGGCGGGCCCGCGCCCCGACGGCGGCTTCCGGGTGCTCGCCGTACTGCCCGCGCACCCCGGGGAGGACCAGTGA
- a CDS encoding medium chain dehydrogenase/reductase family protein, with amino-acid sequence MDGKELLEVVLPGTVEPEGLELRHRAVPTPGPGQIVVRVEATGVSFAEQQMRRGRYYDQPPFPFVPGYDLVGTVLTAGTGVAPGLVGRRIAALVKVGGWASHVLLDAADAVPVPDGTDAAEAETLVVNGITAWQMLHRKARVRDGGTILVHGANGGVGTVLVQLARAAGLKVIGTASTRHHETLRAMGVLPVDYRQDVPALVRELAPGGVDAVFDHLGGRSVTDSWRLLAPGGTLVAYGTALTRDDTGSKQWPVLKILGRVWWWNALPNGRHAYFFNVWAGRALSKDRFRSRLRADLTEVFQALGRGEVTARIAARLPLTEVAEAMRLAESGTVAGKVVLVPEA; translated from the coding sequence ATGGACGGCAAGGAACTGCTGGAGGTCGTACTGCCGGGCACGGTCGAGCCGGAGGGCCTGGAACTGCGCCACCGGGCCGTTCCCACGCCGGGCCCCGGGCAGATCGTGGTCCGCGTCGAGGCCACCGGCGTGTCCTTCGCCGAGCAGCAGATGCGCCGCGGCCGGTACTACGACCAGCCGCCGTTCCCCTTCGTGCCCGGCTACGACCTGGTCGGCACGGTGCTCACGGCGGGCACCGGCGTCGCGCCCGGCCTCGTGGGCCGGCGGATCGCGGCCCTGGTCAAGGTCGGCGGCTGGGCCAGCCACGTGCTGCTCGACGCGGCCGACGCGGTCCCGGTGCCGGACGGCACCGACGCGGCGGAGGCGGAGACGCTGGTCGTCAACGGGATCACCGCCTGGCAGATGCTGCACCGCAAGGCCCGGGTACGCGACGGCGGGACGATCCTCGTCCACGGCGCGAACGGCGGGGTCGGTACGGTGCTGGTGCAGCTCGCCCGCGCGGCCGGCCTGAAGGTGATCGGCACGGCGTCCACGCGCCACCACGAGACGCTGCGCGCCATGGGCGTGCTCCCCGTCGACTACAGGCAGGACGTCCCGGCCCTGGTCCGGGAGCTGGCACCGGGTGGAGTGGACGCGGTCTTCGACCACCTCGGCGGGCGCAGCGTGACCGACTCGTGGCGGCTGCTCGCGCCCGGCGGGACCCTCGTCGCCTACGGCACCGCCCTCACCCGGGACGACACGGGCTCCAAGCAGTGGCCGGTACTGAAGATCCTCGGCCGGGTGTGGTGGTGGAACGCGCTGCCCAACGGCCGCCACGCGTACTTCTTCAACGTGTGGGCGGGGCGCGCGCTGAGCAAGGACCGCTTCCGTTCCCGGCTGCGCGCCGACCTGACCGAGGTGTTCCAGGCGCTGGGGCGCGGCGAGGTGACCGCGCGGATCGCGGCCCGGCTGCCGCTCACCGAGGTGGCGGAGGCGATGCGGCTGGCCGAGTCGGGCACGGTGGCCGGGAAGGTCGTCCTGGTCCCGGAGGCGTAG
- a CDS encoding TetR/AcrR family transcriptional regulator, with protein sequence MAAGAASPRERYRSQVRAEIKARAWEQIATAGASGLSLNAIAKELGMSGPALYRYFGGRDDLITELVRDAYRSLADTFAAAADAGSGLSGLARAMRRWALEDPQRYFLVYGTPVPGYRAPDDTTATAREIMATLLDVCAAEDPVGAAGDVGTDAADTTKEGAPAQAEALEAHLADHRHWAGDHPAPPHVLRRALAYWTRLHGVLSLELAGHFTGMGFDPEVLFTAEAEGLKGRG encoded by the coding sequence ATGGCGGCAGGCGCGGCAAGTCCCCGGGAGCGGTACCGCAGCCAGGTGCGGGCCGAGATCAAGGCGCGGGCCTGGGAGCAGATCGCCACGGCCGGGGCGTCGGGGCTGTCCCTGAACGCCATCGCCAAGGAACTGGGGATGAGCGGTCCCGCCCTGTACCGGTACTTCGGCGGACGGGACGACCTGATCACCGAGCTGGTCAGGGACGCCTACCGCAGCCTGGCCGACACCTTCGCCGCCGCGGCCGACGCGGGCTCGGGGCTGTCCGGCCTCGCCCGGGCCATGCGCCGCTGGGCCCTGGAGGACCCCCAGCGCTACTTCCTCGTCTACGGCACCCCGGTCCCCGGCTACCGGGCCCCCGACGACACCACCGCGACCGCCCGCGAGATCATGGCGACCCTCCTCGACGTGTGCGCGGCCGAGGACCCGGTGGGGGCGGCGGGTGACGTGGGAACGGACGCGGCGGACACGACCAAGGAGGGCGCGCCCGCGCAGGCGGAAGCGCTGGAGGCCCATCTCGCGGACCACCGCCACTGGGCGGGCGACCACCCGGCCCCGCCGCACGTCCTGCGCCGCGCCCTGGCCTACTGGACCCGCCTGCACGGCGTCCTCTCCCTCGAACTCGCCGGTCACTTCACCGGCATGGGCTTCGACCCCGAGGTGCTGTTCACCGCCGAGGCCGAGGGGCTGAAGGGCAGGGGCTGA